Below is a genomic region from Nocardioides panacis.
CGGATTTGCAGTCCGTTGCCTCGCCTCTCGGCCACTCCACCACGGAGGCTGCTGACCATCTTCTCCGAGCGGACGACGAGACTCGAACTCGCGACCTCAACCTTGGCAAGGTTGCGCTCTACCAACTGAGCTACGTCCGCATGACCACCCGGTTCGGAAACCCGAACCCGGCGTGCGGTCAGAACTTTATAGGACAACGAGCAGATGACAAATTCGGGTGCATTCAGGCGTGTTCCCGGTCCGGTCGTCGCAGCACGCAGCCCTAGGCTCGGCGCATGCACGCCTGGGTGAACGGCCGACTCCTCGACGATCCGCACGCTCCCGCGATCACGGTGAGCGACCACGGGATGACCGTGGGGGACGGGGTCTTCGAGGCCGTCAAGGTGGTCGACGGGCAGCCGTTCGCGCTGACCCGGCACCTGCGCCGGCTCGGCCGGTCCGCCGCCGGTCTGGGCCTGCCGGCGTTCGACCCGGTCGACGTACACGCGGGCGTCGGGGCGGTGCTGGCGGCCGAGCACCTGCCGCTGGGGCGGCTGCGGATCACCTACACCGGGGGCGTGGCACCGCTGGGCTCCGGGCGCGGGGACAGCCCGCCCACCCTGGTCGTCGTCGCCGACACCCTCAAGCCGGCGCCCGCGGCCACGTCGGTCGTCACCGTGCCGTGGCCGCGCAACGAGCGCGGCGCGCTGGCCGGGCTGAAGACCACGTCGTACGCCGAGAACGTCGTGGCCCTGGCGTACGCCGCCGAGCGGGGCGCCACCGAGGCGGTGTTCGCGAACACCGCCGGGCACCTGTGCGAGGGCACCGGGTCGAACGTCTTCTACGTCGTCGACGGCGAGCTGCGCACCCCGACGCTGGCGGCCGGCTGCCTGGCCGGGATCAGCCGGGAGCTGCTCCTGGAGTGGTACGGCGCCCGGCAGGTCGACGAGCCGGTCGAGGTGCTCGCCGCGGCCGAG
It encodes:
- a CDS encoding aminotransferase class IV gives rise to the protein MHAWVNGRLLDDPHAPAITVSDHGMTVGDGVFEAVKVVDGQPFALTRHLRRLGRSAAGLGLPAFDPVDVHAGVGAVLAAEHLPLGRLRITYTGGVAPLGSGRGDSPPTLVVVADTLKPAPAATSVVTVPWPRNERGALAGLKTTSYAENVVALAYAAERGATEAVFANTAGHLCEGTGSNVFYVVDGELRTPTLAAGCLAGISRELLLEWYGARQVDEPVEVLAAAEEVFLVSTTRDVQAVTRCDDRELVGPGPVTRACQEVWAAREAADVDP